The following are encoded together in the Myxococcales bacterium genome:
- a CDS encoding protein kinase, whose product MALCPACKNILDDAARFCTQCGSPQPAREAERRFGDGSELDLEWGRVVVGPRIGEGGMGVVHRGWLYYNPAGSSAGTPAHPVAVKVLHPMLKSRERARRLFKGEASALGRLSHPNIVHFFAMAELAGQLAIVLELVEGEPLSELIARQAKSSTPGGLPCMAFMRAWHFFSQLLGALAAIHALGIIHRDVKPSNVLVRVDGVVKLTDFGIARLPADEAKNTGGMAPGTGAYMSPEQVLGKDIDARGDLYSAAIVLYEMLTGVTPFDSPLRNEIMVRTAQIEESPPPFTSFVPQAPPVLDLLFSRALAKDPMHRFNSAIELGEAFREALSLPESAGWAAQQRLADHAQAISQLGLRQSSPSSVPKTQADQMRTDVMAAYEDSSGARA is encoded by the coding sequence GTGGCGCTCTGCCCCGCATGCAAGAACATCCTCGACGATGCGGCCCGCTTCTGCACGCAGTGCGGCTCGCCTCAACCCGCTCGTGAGGCGGAGCGCCGCTTCGGTGACGGCAGCGAGCTCGACCTCGAGTGGGGGCGGGTCGTGGTGGGGCCTCGGATCGGGGAGGGCGGCATGGGGGTAGTCCACCGCGGTTGGCTCTATTACAACCCCGCAGGCTCATCGGCCGGTACACCGGCGCACCCGGTTGCCGTCAAGGTGCTCCACCCGATGCTGAAGAGCCGGGAGCGGGCGCGGCGATTGTTCAAGGGCGAAGCGAGCGCCCTCGGACGCCTGTCCCACCCCAACATCGTACACTTCTTTGCGATGGCGGAGCTCGCGGGCCAGCTCGCGATCGTGCTGGAGCTGGTCGAGGGCGAGCCGCTGTCCGAGCTGATCGCACGCCAGGCCAAGAGCAGCACGCCCGGAGGATTGCCTTGCATGGCATTCATGCGCGCTTGGCATTTCTTCTCGCAGCTCTTGGGTGCGCTCGCCGCGATTCACGCCCTCGGCATCATCCATCGCGACGTGAAACCCAGCAACGTGCTGGTGCGCGTGGACGGTGTGGTCAAGCTCACGGACTTTGGTATCGCCCGCCTGCCCGCCGACGAGGCGAAGAACACGGGCGGGATGGCGCCCGGGACCGGCGCCTACATGTCGCCCGAGCAGGTACTCGGCAAGGACATCGACGCGCGCGGCGATCTCTACAGCGCGGCCATCGTGCTCTACGAGATGCTGACCGGGGTCACGCCCTTCGATTCACCGCTGCGCAACGAGATCATGGTGCGCACGGCGCAGATCGAGGAGTCACCGCCGCCGTTCACGAGCTTCGTTCCGCAAGCACCGCCGGTGCTCGATCTGCTGTTCTCGCGGGCGCTGGCCAAAGATCCAATGCATCGCTTCAACTCGGCCATCGAGCTGGGTGAAGCGTTTCGGGAGGCGCTGAGCCTGCCCGAGAGTGCGGGCTGGGCGGCGCAGCAGCGACTCGCGGACCACGCTCAGGCCATCTCTCAGCTCGGCTTGCGCCAGAGCAGCCCGTCGTCCGTCCCCAAGACCCAAGCCGACCAGATGCGCACCGACGTCATGGCCGCCTACGAAGACAGCTCGGGCGCCCGCGCGTGA
- a CDS encoding TIGR04551 family protein: protein MPKRSAFLLSLSWVVTSALAAAQAPAPAAPKPPPAAPAPAKPPAAAPGKPAAPGKPAAPAAAPGKPGTPAATPGKPPAGAKPPAAAAEEELPPEVDTDPGDGGEEAPTPIPPTTGKGPAGTGVTPTPAPGTGFGPMPMWPQPGTDAAALQKQGTEPAGAQKKAKSSDEIYAEDWWSHARPIFEIHGYYRLRAELFHNFSLGRVDAPNQALWPMPSDNRYIGRGGSAYGPALCTGDESPESFSASDDPRDGLYPCKNKTQAGANMRFRLNPELHVSDNLRVMSQIDLLDNLVLGSTPEGYSNSSTATGAQVTKRSGYNPIGAFDNTQSPPSDGRNSFRDSIRVKRVWAEYMTPVGQLRFGRMPSHWGLGILANSGDGPDDDYQSTADRIMFVTGLKSLDLYLGAAWDFTNEGATSDSLNQPQAQPYDLGQLDDVDQYVLVLARRKNPDLTQLALAKGDLVLNGGAYIVHRRQLIANEGEGGTCNNGAPTLGCPTENVGTGYVRRGAVAWIPDFWLQILYKKFRFESELATVQGSIESTPDDAVNGRKIRMWGFATEIEQKLVEDRLKLEFKTGWASGDPDVYGPIDGAGGLSPGFSGLQPQRGDNTISTFRFHPNYKVDLILHRNLLSRVQGSYYFRPSVEYDFVREASGQRFGGGFAGIWSRASEFVQTPGHKRDLGIELDLSLYYQSKDGSLNDHHAKPGGFYTMLQWGVLFPMGGLGYQQDREAGQIEQDLGAGASETSTAQILRWYLGVLF, encoded by the coding sequence ATGCCCAAGCGTTCCGCCTTCCTTTTGTCTCTGAGCTGGGTCGTGACGAGCGCCCTGGCGGCGGCCCAAGCGCCGGCGCCGGCGGCACCGAAGCCACCCCCGGCGGCGCCAGCCCCGGCAAAACCTCCCGCAGCCGCGCCCGGCAAACCCGCGGCTCCCGGCAAACCCGCGGCGCCGGCAGCGGCTCCCGGCAAACCCGGGACGCCCGCAGCTACGCCCGGCAAACCTCCGGCAGGCGCCAAGCCGCCGGCCGCGGCAGCAGAAGAAGAGCTGCCGCCGGAGGTCGATACCGACCCGGGTGACGGCGGAGAAGAAGCGCCTACGCCGATTCCACCGACGACCGGCAAGGGACCCGCCGGCACCGGCGTGACCCCCACGCCCGCACCGGGCACAGGCTTCGGGCCCATGCCCATGTGGCCGCAGCCCGGCACGGACGCCGCGGCGCTGCAGAAACAAGGCACGGAGCCGGCAGGCGCGCAGAAGAAAGCGAAGTCGTCCGACGAGATCTACGCCGAAGACTGGTGGTCCCACGCGCGACCCATCTTCGAGATCCACGGTTACTACCGCCTGCGCGCCGAGCTGTTCCACAACTTCTCACTCGGCCGGGTCGACGCACCGAACCAGGCGCTGTGGCCGATGCCGAGCGACAACCGCTACATCGGGCGGGGCGGCAGCGCCTACGGGCCGGCGCTGTGTACGGGAGACGAGTCGCCGGAGTCGTTCTCCGCAAGTGACGATCCGCGGGACGGCCTCTACCCGTGCAAGAACAAGACACAAGCCGGCGCCAACATGCGCTTCCGGCTCAATCCGGAGCTGCACGTCTCGGACAACCTGCGGGTGATGTCGCAGATCGATCTGCTCGACAACCTGGTGCTCGGGTCGACGCCCGAGGGTTATTCGAACTCTTCCACGGCGACCGGCGCTCAGGTCACCAAGCGCAGCGGGTACAACCCCATCGGCGCCTTCGACAACACCCAGTCGCCTCCCAGCGACGGGCGCAACAGCTTCCGCGACAGCATTCGCGTCAAGCGCGTCTGGGCGGAATACATGACCCCCGTCGGGCAGCTGCGGTTCGGGCGCATGCCCAGCCACTGGGGCCTGGGGATCTTGGCCAACAGCGGAGACGGGCCGGACGACGACTACCAGTCGACTGCGGACCGCATCATGTTCGTCACGGGGCTCAAATCCCTCGACCTCTACCTCGGCGCCGCCTGGGACTTCACCAACGAGGGTGCGACCAGCGACTCGTTGAACCAACCCCAAGCTCAGCCCTACGATCTCGGTCAGCTCGACGACGTCGATCAGTACGTGCTGGTGCTGGCGCGGCGCAAGAACCCCGACCTGACCCAGCTGGCGCTCGCCAAGGGCGACCTGGTGCTGAACGGCGGCGCGTACATCGTGCACCGCCGCCAGCTGATCGCCAACGAGGGCGAGGGCGGGACCTGCAACAACGGTGCGCCGACGCTGGGTTGCCCCACGGAGAACGTCGGCACAGGTTACGTGCGGCGCGGTGCGGTGGCGTGGATCCCGGATTTCTGGCTGCAGATCTTGTACAAGAAGTTCCGCTTCGAGTCCGAGCTCGCCACCGTGCAGGGCTCCATCGAGAGCACGCCGGACGACGCGGTCAACGGCCGCAAGATCCGCATGTGGGGCTTTGCGACGGAGATCGAGCAGAAGCTGGTCGAAGATCGGCTGAAGCTCGAGTTCAAGACCGGTTGGGCGTCCGGTGACCCCGACGTCTACGGTCCAATCGATGGTGCCGGTGGGCTCTCCCCGGGTTTCAGCGGCCTACAGCCTCAGCGCGGCGACAACACCATCAGCACCTTTCGCTTCCACCCCAACTACAAGGTGGATCTGATCCTCCACCGCAACCTGCTGTCGCGGGTGCAGGGCAGCTACTACTTCCGCCCCAGCGTCGAGTACGACTTCGTGCGCGAGGCGAGCGGCCAGCGGTTTGGCGGCGGCTTCGCGGGGATCTGGAGCCGCGCCAGCGAGTTCGTGCAGACCCCGGGTCACAAGCGCGATCTGGGCATCGAGCTGGATCTCTCGCTCTATTACCAGTCCAAGGACGGCTCGCTGAACGACCACCACGCCAAGCCCGGCGGCTTCTACACGATGCTGCAGTGGGGCGTGCTCTTCCCGATGGGCGGGCTCGGCTACCAGCAAGATCGCGAAGCCGGTCAGATCGAACAGGACCTGGGAGCCGGCGCGTCCGAGACCAGCACCGCGCAGATCCTCCGCTGGTACCTCGGCGTACTGTTCTGA